In the genome of Fulvivirga maritima, one region contains:
- a CDS encoding cyanophycinase → MKGILIPVGGSEAKGKSEKTGLDFIEEGILANVVKECGGPDCKIIVIPTASSIPRKVGANYLNAFKELGCTNVSVSNIVDRDQCNDQETLKQFQDSHCVMFSGGDQSRIADIIGGTELHALLMKKLREEKFVIAGTSAGAMAMSHQMIAGGSIKEAIIKGAVLMSKGLGFMPELVIDTHFIRRGRFGRLAEAIAIHPKLIGIGLAEDTGLVIKNDHFKVIGSGMVVVLDASELTHNAHGHLENGTPISLSNLKTHILANGDQFRVEDEKISVISIHGSIF, encoded by the coding sequence TTGAAAGGAATATTAATACCAGTAGGTGGGAGTGAAGCAAAAGGAAAGAGTGAGAAGACAGGACTCGATTTTATTGAGGAGGGTATACTTGCTAATGTAGTTAAGGAATGTGGCGGACCGGACTGTAAAATTATAGTCATACCCACGGCGTCAAGCATTCCCAGAAAGGTTGGAGCTAATTATCTGAATGCTTTTAAAGAACTAGGATGTACTAATGTTTCCGTTTCTAATATTGTCGACCGAGATCAGTGTAATGATCAGGAAACGTTAAAGCAGTTCCAAGACTCACATTGTGTCATGTTTTCTGGAGGGGATCAGTCCAGAATTGCTGATATCATTGGTGGTACTGAGTTACATGCATTGCTAATGAAGAAACTGAGAGAAGAGAAATTTGTGATAGCTGGTACCAGTGCTGGCGCTATGGCTATGTCTCATCAAATGATTGCTGGTGGGAGTATTAAAGAAGCCATTATTAAAGGTGCCGTTTTAATGAGTAAAGGGCTAGGATTTATGCCTGAACTTGTTATTGATACACATTTTATAAGAAGAGGGAGGTTTGGGCGATTGGCAGAAGCTATTGCTATACACCCCAAATTAATAGGGATTGGGCTGGCTGAAGATACAGGCCTTGTCATTAAAAATGACCACTTCAAAGTAATTGGTTCCGGTATGGTGGTGGTGCTAGATGCCAGTGAGTTAACACATAATGCGCATGGACATTTAGAGAATGGAACGCCTATTTCGCTCTCAAATCTCAAAACCCATATTTTGGCTAATGGAGATCAGTTTAGGGTAGAAGACGAAAAAATATCAGTTATCTCCATCCATGGTTCGATCTTCTAA
- the cphA gene encoding cyanophycin synthetase produces the protein MIIREIHALRGPNYWSVNRHKLIVMVLDIGDMEQRPTNTIDGFYERIKEKLPTLHEHTCSEGCPGGFFMRVEAGTWIGHVIEHIALEIQTLAGMDTGFGRTRGYGEEGVYNVVFSYMEEEVGLYAAKASVKLAMALVEDMPYDLEADIQAMRQIRERVRLGPSTGSIIEEAEVRNIPWMRLNQNSLCQLGYGVNQKRIQATVTSQTSNIGVEIACDKEDTKFLLEKSEIPVPKGEIIRTEEELKAAVEYIGYPLVIKPVSGNHGRGITTNIQTWNDAVDGFAAAKLISNAIIIERYLEGEDYRLLVINYKLVAASRRTAAHIIGDGKSTIQGLIDLTNQDPKRGYGHEKVLTLIEINDMTLNILEEKGLTPLSVLKEGEALKLKDTANLSTGGTAEDVTDLVHPYNIFMAERIAKIIDLDICGIDIITTDIGQPLPETGGAVLEVNAGPGFRMHLAPTKGLPRNVAGHVLDMLYPPGSSSRIPIIAVAGTNGKTTTTRLIAHMARMKGYKVGYTTTDGVYIQNRLMMAGDCTGPASAEFVLKDPTVDFAVLESARGGLLRAGLGFKNCDIGIVTNVAADHLGLKGIQTIEQLARVKSVIPDTVFPHGYAILNADDDLVYEMRKSVKSNVALFSLNEHNERILQHGKAGGLSAIYENGYITICKGEWKMRVSKAINVPLTFEGKAVFMIQNLLPAVLAAYIRNFSIEDIKLAIESFIPSPALTPGRLNMFRFKHFDVLVDYAHNPAGLLALKQMIDKMEGYPKIGIIAGIGDRRVEDNMEIGAVAASMFDKIIIRQDKNLRGKTGEEIIEMVYDGIKSVEPNKPVSMISSEKEAITSAIKNAEEGSLLVLCSDAVQDALQLIMEFKEAEAKRLYDFG, from the coding sequence ATGATTATAAGAGAAATACATGCCCTTCGGGGTCCCAATTATTGGTCTGTAAACAGGCATAAGTTAATAGTGATGGTATTAGACATTGGTGATATGGAACAGAGACCTACCAATACTATTGATGGTTTTTATGAAAGAATAAAAGAAAAGCTACCTACTCTGCACGAACATACCTGCTCTGAAGGGTGCCCTGGAGGATTTTTCATGAGGGTTGAAGCTGGGACATGGATCGGTCATGTGATTGAACACATAGCACTGGAAATCCAAACCTTAGCAGGAATGGATACTGGCTTCGGTAGAACTCGCGGTTATGGAGAGGAAGGAGTTTACAATGTGGTTTTCTCTTACATGGAAGAAGAAGTGGGCTTATATGCGGCCAAAGCTTCCGTTAAGCTTGCCATGGCCCTGGTAGAAGACATGCCTTACGATCTGGAAGCAGATATTCAAGCAATGAGGCAAATAAGAGAAAGAGTAAGACTTGGGCCGAGTACTGGTTCTATTATAGAAGAAGCTGAAGTCAGAAATATTCCATGGATGCGCTTAAATCAGAATTCACTGTGCCAATTGGGTTATGGTGTGAACCAGAAAAGAATTCAGGCTACGGTGACCAGCCAAACCAGTAACATTGGGGTGGAAATCGCTTGCGATAAAGAGGATACCAAATTTCTATTGGAGAAGTCGGAAATCCCTGTTCCCAAGGGAGAAATTATAAGAACAGAAGAGGAATTAAAAGCGGCAGTTGAATATATTGGTTATCCACTGGTAATTAAACCAGTAAGTGGCAACCATGGCAGAGGAATTACTACAAATATTCAAACCTGGAATGATGCAGTGGACGGTTTTGCAGCTGCAAAGTTAATTTCTAATGCTATTATCATTGAAAGATATTTAGAAGGTGAAGATTATCGTTTATTGGTTATTAATTATAAGCTGGTAGCAGCATCCAGACGCACTGCAGCGCATATTATTGGTGATGGGAAATCAACTATCCAAGGGCTTATAGATTTGACAAACCAAGATCCTAAGCGTGGTTATGGACATGAAAAAGTACTTACTCTTATTGAGATAAACGATATGACCTTGAATATTTTAGAAGAAAAGGGACTTACCCCTCTTTCTGTACTAAAAGAAGGCGAGGCACTCAAGCTTAAAGATACTGCTAATCTAAGTACAGGAGGCACGGCTGAAGATGTAACTGACCTGGTACATCCTTATAATATTTTTATGGCAGAGCGTATAGCCAAAATTATTGACCTGGATATCTGTGGTATAGATATTATAACTACAGATATTGGTCAGCCTCTCCCTGAAACTGGAGGCGCTGTTTTGGAAGTGAACGCAGGTCCGGGATTTAGAATGCACCTGGCTCCCACTAAAGGATTACCAAGAAATGTAGCCGGCCATGTGTTGGACATGCTTTATCCACCTGGTTCTTCATCGCGAATTCCTATAATAGCCGTGGCTGGCACCAATGGAAAAACTACAACTACCCGCCTTATTGCACATATGGCTAGAATGAAGGGCTACAAGGTAGGTTATACCACTACTGACGGCGTGTATATCCAAAACAGGCTGATGATGGCTGGGGATTGCACCGGACCTGCCAGTGCAGAATTTGTACTTAAAGATCCTACGGTAGATTTTGCTGTGTTAGAATCAGCAAGAGGTGGCTTGTTAAGAGCGGGTTTAGGATTTAAAAATTGCGATATTGGTATCGTCACAAATGTTGCCGCTGATCACCTGGGCTTAAAAGGCATCCAAACAATAGAGCAGCTGGCCAGGGTAAAAAGTGTTATACCTGATACGGTATTTCCTCATGGCTATGCCATACTAAATGCAGACGATGATTTAGTATATGAAATGCGAAAAAGTGTAAAATCTAATGTCGCCTTATTTTCTTTGAATGAGCATAATGAAAGAATCCTCCAACACGGAAAAGCTGGAGGTTTGTCAGCGATTTATGAAAACGGATATATCACTATCTGTAAAGGAGAATGGAAAATGCGAGTTTCTAAAGCTATAAATGTGCCCCTGACATTTGAAGGTAAAGCGGTTTTTATGATACAAAATTTGCTTCCTGCGGTACTTGCCGCCTATATTCGAAATTTTTCTATAGAAGATATTAAGCTTGCCATAGAGTCGTTTATTCCATCACCTGCGCTTACACCCGGAAGACTCAACATGTTCAGATTCAAGCACTTTGATGTATTAGTGGATTATGCCCATAATCCAGCAGGGCTACTGGCTCTAAAACAAATGATCGATAAAATGGAAGGCTATCCAAAAATTGGCATCATTGCAGGAATTGGTGATAGAAGAGTAGAAGACAACATGGAAATAGGTGCAGTAGCAGCCAGCATGTTTGATAAGATCATTATTAGGCAAGATAAAAACCTGAGGGGTAAAACGGGAGAAGAAATTATTGAAATGGTTTATGATGGGATAAAAAGTGTAGAACCTAATAAGCCGGTATCCATGATTAGCTCAGAAAAAGAAGCCATAACCAGCGCTATAAAAAATGCGGAGGAAGGCTCCCTTCTGGTCTTGTGTAGCGATGCGGTTCAAGATGCGTTACAACTTATTATGGAATTTAAAGAAGCTGAAGCAAAAAGACTCTATGACTTTGGATAA